TGTTGTTGGAACACTTGGTGTTTCGTTCAACAATTTCTCTGGAAGAAATTTCTTCAAAAAAGATGCTTGGCGCCCTTTACCTTCCGGTGATGGACAACGCTTGAGTGTTCGTGCGCAATCCAATGGTTTGTTTTTTCAATCCTATAATATTTCATTTACAGAACCTTGGTTAGGAGGTAAAAAACCAAATTCGTTGAGTGTTACTGCGTATTATTCTGTTCAAACAAACGGACAAAAGAAATTAGTGACCAGTAGCGTAACCGGTGAAAAAATCGACAACCCATTGCGTCAATCACTCGATATTTTTGGTGTTTCTGTAGGATTAGGGAAACGACTAAAAAAACCAGATGATTATTTCACCTTGTATCAAGAATTAAATTATCAATACTATACGTTGAATAATTTCAACTCGATTTTCTCATTCAGTAAAGGATATTCTAACAACATCTATTATAAAATATCCATTCAACGTAACAACATTGACAAACCGATTTTTGAAACCAGAGGTTCACAAATTGCTTTAACCGGACAATTTACACCACCGTATTCCTACTTCAACAATGTGGATTATGCGAGTCCAACTCTTACAGACCAGCAACGTTATAAGTTTGTAGAATATCAAAAATATAAGTTTACAACCACCTTCTTCACGCCAATCACCAATAAACGCGGGGCAGATGGAAAAGAGGCACGCAATTTGATTCTGAAGACATCAGCAGGTTTTGGATTCCTAACTTCCTACAATAGCAAAGTTGGAATTTCACCTTTTGAACGTTTTTATTTAGGAGGAAGTGGTTTAACAGGATTTGCTTTGGATGGTAGAGAAATTATTGCTTTGAGAGGATACGATGATCAATCATTGTCACCACGAACAGGAGCAGCGTTTATTACAAAATATTCAGCTGAATTAAGATTCCCTGTATCTTTAAACCCTCAAGCAACAATCTATGTTCTTGGATTTGCTGAAGCCGGAAATTCCTGGGATCGATCAAAAGATTTCAATCCTTTTGATGTTTACCGTTCTACAGGAGTTGGGGTAAGGGTATTCTTACCAATGTTTGGTTTATTAGGGTTTGATTACGGTTGGAGATTGGACGATGTACCGTCTAACTTAGGAATGCAAAAAGGACAGTTCCACTTTACAATTGGAGCATCTATTGGAGAGTTATAATAAATTACTAAATTCGTACCGTTATTCGGGCGAATGACTAAAAGAGAAGAAAAAAATGAAGAAGTTAATCTTGACACTCAGCATTTTGATTGCAACATCCGTTGCAACATTTGCACAGAAATTTGCTTACGTTGATACAGAATATATCTTAGGACAAATTCCTGAATATAAATCAGCACAAGCTGAATTGGATAAAATATCCATTCAATGGCAAAAAGAGATTGAAGCAAAATATGCTGAAATCGATAAAATGTATAAAGCCTACCAAGCAGAGCAAATTTTGCTTACCGATGATATGAAAAAGAAACGTGAAGCGGATATCATCGCAAAAGAGAAAGATGCCAAAGATTTACAAAAACAACGTTTTGGTGTAGATGGCGAACTTTTCAAAAAGCGTCAAGAATTGGTTAAGCCCATTCAAGACAAAGTTTACAATGCCATTAAAGCTGTAGCAGAAAAAGGTGCATATTCTATTATCTTTGACAAATCAAGTGACTTAACAATGCTGTATGCAAGTTCAAAACTTGACAAAAGCGATGATGTATTAAAACAATTAGGTTATGGTGCGGGTGCAAAACCA
This portion of the Bacteroidota bacterium genome encodes:
- a CDS encoding OmpH family outer membrane protein, whose product is MKKLILTLSILIATSVATFAQKFAYVDTEYILGQIPEYKSAQAELDKISIQWQKEIEAKYAEIDKMYKAYQAEQILLTDDMKKKREADIIAKEKDAKDLQKQRFGVDGELFKKRQELVKPIQDKVYNAIKAVAEKGAYSIIFDKSSDLTMLYASSKLDKSDDVLKQLGYGAGAKPSTPQNKK